The following coding sequences lie in one Cloeon dipterum chromosome 1, ieCloDipt1.1, whole genome shotgun sequence genomic window:
- the vimar gene encoding GTPase-GDP dissociation stimulator vimar → MTENKRPSLASLLGELENAKSDDAILAALDSIVFSAAEFTNDSKELLQNVADRFANILESNQGPSSMERTARATAELAKLEVGRGAFAANKKLMVALSKLLLHLEDQPNVQLQACRALGNICYENDDGRAHVLEMDKGLETVIQLLGQAIKENQPLKSVVAGFLLNLLAGQEETQRKALELGIVPILTEYLESGSEEGNGQSHILMILNLLADINNELLTDRLCQAMVNLLGQSSSGELSEMCLELMLSQSESENVKSHLAKAQLCEQLNGLAHKHKDLLQDDEARGLLKLACDLIVSVLTGDEAMELLYMGGEGQVFKEMTAWLSIDDEDLQITAVLAMGNFARTDKHCMQIVKKGIGKKLLDLVAKNNAMAAGIRLQHALLSALRNLAIPAENKAILLKDGLLDSILPMIEIPTLPVVFKLLGTLRMAIDGQESAACQLGVNSALLSKVVSWCTTEDHPGVQGEANRLLAWMVKNAKSSEVNKAVAEAGGVKCLANMLMAEHTVMKNEALLALILISTSGKNLPEPGLDTLLDSTTASNLSKVLKESKETSLTANGLTLLKLLAPLAKESLIKAGIPSILKSLSSDEDVMKEAQVVSKMFDSG, encoded by the exons ATGACAG aaaataaaagacCTTCGCTAGCATCGCTCCTGGGGGAGCTCGAGAATGCTAAGTCGGACGATGCTATTTTAGCAGCTTTAGATTCTATTGTCTTCTCGGCCGCGGAATTTACTAATG ATTCCAAAGAATTGCTTCAAAATGTGGCGGATCGATTTGCAAATATTCTTGAGAGTAACCAAGGGCCATCGTCCATGGAAAGGACTGCAAGAGCCACTGCAGAATTAGCGAAGCTTGAAGTGGGAAGAGGTGCCTTTGCCGCAAATAAGAAACTGATGGTGGCCTTGTCCAAGTTGCTGTTGCACTTGGAAGATCAACCAAATGTACAACTTCAGGCCTGTCGCGCCCTTGGAAATATTTGCTACGAAAATG ATGATGGCCGAGCGCATGTTCTTGAGATGGATAAAGGATTGGAGACTGTAATTCAACTACTTGGACAAGCAATAAAGGAAAACCAGCCTCTTAAGAGTGTGGTTGCTGGTTTTCTTCTGAATTTACTAGCAGGACAGGAGGAAACCCAGAGGAAAGCTTTGGAGCTGGGAATTGTGCCTATCCTAACCGAATATCTCGAGTCCGGAAGCGAAGAGGGCAATGGCCAGAGCCACATCTTAATGATTCTAAACCTCCTCGCAGACATCAACAACGAACTTCTCACCGACCGCCTTTGCCAAGCCATGGTCAATTTGCTTGGGCAATCATCATCAGGAGAATTGAGTGAAATGTGCCTGGAGCTGATGTTAAGTCAGTCTGAAAGCG AAAACGTAAAAAGTCACTTGGCCAAAGCCCAACTTTGCGAGCAGCTGAATGGTCTGGCACACAAGCACAAAGATCTCTTGCAAGATGACGAAGCTCGAGGCCTTTTGAAATTGGCTTGCGACTTGATTGTATCTGTGCTGACTGGAGATGAAGCAATGGAGCTACTATACATGGGAGGTGAAGGGCAGGTTTTCAAAGAAATGACTGCGTGGCTTTCTATCGATGACGAAGATCTGCAGATCACAGCAGTTTTAGCAATGGGAAATTTTGCGAGAACag ACAAGCACTGCATGCAGATTGTGAAGAAGGGGATTGGCAAAAAGCTACTTGATCTAGTAGCCAAGAACAATGCAATGGCTGCAGGAATCCGCTTGCAACATGCTCTTTTGAGCGCTCTTCGGAATCTCGCCATCCCTGCAGAaaacaaagcaattttattgaaagatGGTTTGCTGGACAGTATTCTTCCAATGATAGAAATCCCAACTTTGCCTGTCGTTTTTAAACTGCTTGGTACTTTGAGAATGGCAATTGATGGCCAAG agagCGCTGCTTGTCAGCTAGGGGTAAATTCTGCCCTTCTTTCAAAAGTTGTGTCGTGGTGCACAACTGAAGACCATCCCGGTGTGCAAGGCGAAGCAAACCGCTTGCTGGCATGGATGGTGAAAAACGCCAAGAGTTCCGAGGTCAACAAAGCAGTTGCTGAAGCTGGCGGTGTTAAGTGTCTTGCTAACATGTTGATGGCGGAGCACACTGTCATGAAGAATGAAGCGCTTCTGgccttgattttgatttcaactTCTGGGAAAAATCTGCCGGAACCTGGCCTTGACACATTGCTTGATTCCACAACTGCTTCCAATTTATCCAAAGTACTTAAGGAATCTAAAGAAACTTCCTTGACGGCTAATGGTCTGACACTTCTGAAACTGTTAGCTCCACTCG ccaAAGAAAGTCTGATCAAAGCGGGCATTCCATCAATCCTGAAATCTCTCTCAAGTGACGAAGATGTGATGAAGGAAGCTCAAGTTGTTTCTAAAATGTTTGACTCTGGCTAA